One Chaetodon trifascialis isolate fChaTrf1 chromosome 21, fChaTrf1.hap1, whole genome shotgun sequence genomic window carries:
- the top2a gene encoding DNA topoisomerase 2-alpha isoform X2: protein MKGKITMCCLQQAFFENKPLEKTKKDPKRLSVERIYQKKTQLEHILLRPDSYIGSVEPVTQQMWVYDEDVGLNCREVTFVPGLYKIFDEILVNAADNKQRDKNMSCIKVGIDVENNTISVWNNGKGIPVVEHKVEKVYVPALIFGQLLTSSNYDDDEKKVTGGRNGYGAKLCNIFSTKFTVETACKESKKTFKQTWHDNMGRAGDASIKPFDGEEYTCITFRPDLPKFKMSILDKDTVALMTRRAYDIAGASKGLRVFFNGKRLPVTGFRSYVDMYVKDKVDETGNPLTVLHESVNDRWEVCLAMSEKGFQQVSFVNSIATTKGGRHIDYVADQVVSKLIEVVKKKNKAGVAVKPFQVKNHMWLFVNCLIENPTFDSQTKENMTLQQKSFGSTCPLSDKFFKQATSCGIVESIMNWVKFKAQSQLNKKCSAVKHTKIKGVPKLDDANDAGGKNSIGCTLILTEGDSAKTLAVSGLGVVGRDRYGVFPLRGKMLNVREASLKQIMENAEINNIIKILGLQYKKNYSDPESLKSLRYGKIMIMTDQDQDGSHIKGLLINFIHHNWPSLLRHNFLEEFITPIIKVSNKKTQLSFYSIPEFNAWKESQANHKSWKIKYYKGLGTSTSQEAKEYFSDMQKHRIPFKYSGPEDDEAITLAFSKKKVEERKEWLTNFMVNRRQRREHNLPEDYLYGQATTSLSYNDFVNKELVLFSNSDNERSIPCLVDGLKPGQRKVLFCCFKRNDKREVKVAQLAGSVAEMSAYHHGEVSLMMTIVGLAQNFVGSNNLNLLQPLGQFGTRLHGGKDSASPRYIFTMLSPLTRLLFPSVDDNLLKYNYDDNQRVEPEWYMPIIPTVLVNGAEGIGTGWASKIPNFDIREIISNIHRMLNGEEPLPMIPSYKGFRGTIEQVMDNQYMNSGEVAIIDSTTIEISELPVKSWTQAYKENVLEPMLNGTEKVPSLITDFKEYHTDTTVRFVVKMTAEKLQEAEAAGLHKVFKLQSPLTCNSMVLFDHVGSLKKYESVQDILKDFFELRMKYYVLRKDWLAGMLGAESAKLSNQARFILEKIQGTLVIENKPKKELIRMLQQMGYDSDPVKAWKQAQEKNEEMEDEEEDEGAEKEDTSGPDYNYLLSMPMWFLTKEKKEELCKQRDAKLTELNTLKRKAPADLWKEDLAAFSVELETLEAKEKENATMPVKKATGKGKVVKVKQETLPTPQGRRVVPRVTSTMKAEANRKADIKKGEGKRGRKVKSEDVVIKMEFGEDAENAEPSEEIGLAARLSKKTKTQAKEKASKTGKQSTLQFKPVAKKPKKNPWSDDEFDDLSADSEMEAEEAVAPRERVERKTKAAVKYSMSDSENEFDDWAKKDAPKRKALISDDDTSFAPEPSAMADSDVDSPAPPAKAPEPTKKVTKSKSTVKRAEGKSSSHSDDQVPASKAPVQRKTKAAGPKKAPAAKKPAASKKKATDVMQPSILEVFSKPKPSSNTAAKRVPSFDSSDSEGEVKAPAKKAKPVLKRKQAVSDDSDSSSDNLMSRLKAKTTAGSKKTKKLVDDSFQVSDQEGASPIVMAPRDKPSRARKPVTYNLDSDSDEDF from the exons ATGAAAGGAAAGATAACCATGTGTTGTTTGCAGCAGGCTTTCTTTGAAAACAAGCCTttggaaaagacaaagaaagatcCTAAGCGTCTGTCAGTGGAGAGGATCTATCAGAAGAAGACGCAGTTGGAGCACATTTTGCTCAGACCAGACTCCTACATAGGCTCTGTAGAGCCTGTCACCCAG CAAATGTGGGTGTATGATGAGGATGTTGGACTGAACTGCAGAGAGGTGACGTTTGTGCCCGGGCTTTACAAGATTTTTGATGAGATCCTTG TAAATGCAGCTGACAATAAACAGAGGGATAAGAACATGTCCTGCATCAAAGTTGGCATTGATGT tgAAAACAACACCATCAGTGTATGGAATAATGGGAAGGGTATTCCTGTGGTGGAGCACAAGGTGGAGAAGGTCTATGTGCCTGCTCTCATCTTTGGACAACTCCTCACCTCAAGTAACTATGATGACGACGAGAAGAAAGTCACCG GTGGACGAAATGGATACGGTGCTAAGCTTTGCAACATCTTTAGCACAAAGTTCACTGTCGAGACTGCCTGTAAGGAGTCAAAGAAGACCTTCAAGCAG ACTTGGCATGACAACATGGGCAGAGCAGGGGATGCTAGTATCAAACCCTTTGATGGAGAGGAATACACTTGCATCACATTCAGGCCAGATTTGCCCAAGTTTAAAATGAGCATTCTGGACAAAGACACGGTGGCTCTTATGACCAGGAGGGCCTACGACATTGCTGGCGCCTCCAAGGGCCTCCGTGTGTTCTTCAATGGCAAGAGGCTGCCA GTGACAGGTTTCCGTAGCTATGTGGACATGTATGTGAAGGACAAAGTGGACGAGACTGGCAATCCTCTGACTGTGCTCCATGAGAGTGTCAATGACCGCTGGGAGGTCTGTCTCGCCATGAGCGAGAAAGGTTTCCAGCAAGTCAGCTTTGTCAACAGTATTGCTACGACGAAG GGTGGGAGGCACATTGACTATGTAGCTGACCAGGTGGTTAGCAAGCTCATCGAagtggtgaagaagaagaataaagcTGGAGTGGCTGTCAAACCTTTCCAG GTGAAGAACcacatgtggctgtttgtcAATTGCCTGATTGAGAACCCTACCTTTGACTCTCAGACCAAAGAGAACAtgacactgcagcagaagaGCTTTGGGTCAACTTGTCCTCTCAGTGACAAGTTCTTTAAACAG GCCACGTCCTGTGGGATTGTCGAAAGTATCATGAACTGGGTGAAGTTCAAGGCTCAGTCCCAGCTCAACAAGAAATGCTCAGctgttaaacacacaaaaatcaaaggGGTGCCAAAACTGGATGATGCCAATGATGCAG GTGGGAAGAACTCCATTGGCTGCACGCTGATCCTTACTGAGGGAGACTCAGCCAAGACACTTGCTGTGTCTGGGCTGGGAGTGGTTGGCAGGGACCGCTATGGCGTCTTCCCTCTCAGAGGAAAAATGCTTAACGTCCGGGAGGCCTCACTCAAACAG ATTATGGAGAACGCTGAAATCAACAACATCATTAAGATCCTCGGCCTTCAGTACAAGAAGAACTACAGCGACCCAGAATCCCTCAAGAGCCTGCGTTACGGCAAGATCATGATCATGACAGATCAG GATCAAGATGGCTCCCACATTAAGGGCCTGCTGATCAACTTTATCCACCATAACTGGCCGTCGCTGTTGCGCCACAACTTCCTGGAAGAGTTCATCACCCCCATCATCAAG GTTTCtaacaagaaaacacagctgtctTTCTACAGTATCCCTGAATTCAATGCATGGAAGGAGAGCCAGGCCAACCACAAATCTTGGAAAATCAAATACTACAAAG GTTTGGGAACCAGCACATCTCAGGAAGCCAAAGAGTACTTCTCTGACATGCAGAAACACCGTATCCCGTTCAAGTACTCTGGACCTGAAGACGATGAAGCTATCACCCTT GCCTTTAGCAAGAAGAAAGTGGAAGAGCGGAAAGAGTGGCTGACCAACTTCATGGTCAACAGACGCCAGCGCAGAGAGCACAACCTGCCTGAG GACTATCTGTATGGTCAGGCCACCACGTCCCTTTCTTACAACGACTTTGTCAACAAGGAGCTGGTACTCTTCTCCAACTCTGACAATGAGAGGTCAATCCCCTGCCTGGTGGACG GTCTGAAACCAGGCCAGAGGAAAGTGCTGTTCTGTTGCTTCAAGAGGAATGACAAGCGGGAGGTGAAGGTGGCCCAGTTGGCTGGCTCGGTGGCTGAAATGTCAGCCTACCACCATGGAGAG GTCTCACTGATGATGACCATTGTTGGTTTGGCCCAGAACTTTGTGGGAAGCAACAACTTGaacctgctgcagcctctgggtCAGTTTGGAACCAGGTTGCATGGTGGCAAGGACTCTGCCAGCCCTCGATACATCTTCACCATGCTCAG CCCTCTTACCCGCCTTCTTTTCCCATCTGTGGATGACAACCTGCTCAAGTACAACTATGATGACAACCAGCGCGTGGAGCCGGAGTGGTACATGCCCATCATCCCCACTGTGCTGGTGAACGGTGCCGAGGGTATTGGCACAGGCTGGGCAAGCAAGATCCCCAACTTCGACATACGAGAGATCATCAGCAACATCCACCGCATGCTCAACGGCGAAGAGCCTCTGCCCATg ATTCCAAGCTACAAAGGCTTTAGAGGCACAATTGAGCAGGTGATGGACAACCAGTACATGAACAGTGGAGAGGTGGCCATCATTGATTCTACTACCATTGAGATCTCTGAATTGCCTGTCAAATCCTGGACACAG GCCTACAAGGAGAACGTGCTGGAGCCAATGTTGAACGGCACAGAAAAGGTCCCTTCTCTGATCACGGACTTCAAGGAATACCACACCGACACCACTGTGCGCTTTGTGGTAAAGATGACGGcggagaagctgcaggaggcGGAGGCTGCTGGCCTCCACAAAGTCTTCAAACTTCAGAGCCCCCTCACCTGCAACTCTATG GTTCTCTTTGACCACGTGGGCAGCTTGAAGAAGTACGAGTCAGTGCAGGATATTCTCAAGGACTTCTTCGAGTTGAGGATGAAGTACTATGTGCTGAGGAAGGACTGGCTGGCCGGCATGCTGGGGGCAGAGAGTGCTAAACTCTCCAACCAGGCCCGCTTCATCCTGGAGAAAATCCAGGGCACCTTGGTCATTG AGAACAAGCCAAAGAAGGAACTGATTCGCATGCTGCAGCAGATGGGCTACGACTCAGACCCAGTCAAGGCTTGGAAGCAGGCTCAAGAGAAG AAtgaggagatggaggatgaagaggaggatgaaggagcgGAGAAGGAGGACACCAGCGGGCCAGACTACAACTACTTGCTGAGCATGCCCATGTGGTTCTTgaccaaagagaagaaagaagagctgTGCAAACAGAGAGATGCTAAG CTGACTGAGCTGAACACCCTGAAGAGGAAGGCTCCAGCAGACCTGTGGAAGGAAGACCTTGCTGCTTTCTCTGTGGAACTGGAG ACCTTAgaggcaaaagaaaaggaaaatgccaCCATGCCTGTTAAAAAGGCGACTGGGAAAGGCAAAGTGGTGAAGGTGAAGCAGGAGACTCTGCCCACGCCGCAGGGCCGCCGTGTTGTCCCACGCGTCACCAGCACCATGAAAGCTGAGGCTAACAGAAAGGCTGATATTAAGAAAGGAGAAGGCAAGAGAGGCAGGAAAGTCAAG AGTGAAGATGTAGTGATCAAGATGGAGTTTGGAGAGGACGCAGAGAACGCAGAGCCAAGTGAGGAGATTGGCTTGGCTGCACGGCTGAGCAAGAAAACTAAAACCCAGGCAAAGGAAAAAG CGTCAAAGACCGGCAAGCAGAGCACTCTTCAGTTCAAACCTGTTGCCAAGAAGCCCAAAAAGAACCCGTGGTCAGACGATGAGTTTGATGATCTGTCTGCCGACAGTGAAATGGAGGCAGAGGAAGCGGTCGCCCCCAGGGAGCGAGTTGAGCGCAAAACCAAAG CTGCGGTGAAGTACAGTATGTCCGACAGCGAAAATGAATTTGATGACTGGGCAAAGAAGGATGCTCCAAAACGGAAAGCTCTCATCAGCGATGATGACACCAGCTTTGCCCCAGAGCCCAGCGCCATGGCTGACAGCGACGTGGACTCTCCAGCCCCACCTGCCAAAGCTCCAGAGCCCAC GAAGAAAGTGACAAAGAGCAAATCAACAGTAAAACGAGCTGAAGGCAAGTCGAGCT CTCACTCGGATGATCAGGTGCCTGCATCCAAGGCTCCAGTTCAACGTAAAACCAAAGCGGCCGGGCCCAAGAAAGCTCCTGCTGCCAAGAAACCCGCTGCATCCAAGAAGAAAGCCACAG ATgtgatgcagccgtccatccTGGAAGTTTTTTCAAAGCCCAAACCTTCATCCAACACGGCCGCTAAGAGGGTCCCTTCATTTGACTCCAGCGACTCTGAGGGTGAAGTTAAAGCTCCAGCTAAAAAGGCGAAGCCCGTGTTGAAACGGAAACAGGCCGTCAGCGAtgactctgacagcagctcagacaaCCTCATGTCACGCCTCAAGGCCAAAACAACTGCCGGCAGCAAG AAAACCAAGAAGTTGGTCGATGACAGCTTCCAGGTGTCAGACCAGGAAGGAGCGTCTCCCATTGTGATGGCACCGCGAGACAAGCCCTCACGTGCCCGGAAACCTGTTACCTACAACCTTGACTCAGACTCAGATGAGGACTTTTAA